The proteins below come from a single Chrysoperla carnea chromosome 1, inChrCarn1.1, whole genome shotgun sequence genomic window:
- the LOC123305053 gene encoding lysosome-associated membrane glycoprotein 1-like isoform X2, producing MLKMKYLILFLSCIAVCLGADTSTTPSSVTSSTTNAPPSTSTAAPNTTTAAPTTTSTVAPAPNTTTVAPTTSTTAPNVTTVAPTTSTVAPTPKPVEPTMGTWVLNKTGQVCIVAQMALQVKITYKTNSNVSMDDFVNLPSANETTFDGVCGNDTQNLIIKWNNNSLELSFAKNVTEKEFMLNKLNLTVQVQDKLMEATLDKPSFITPLSMSYKCDREETLKLVTPNGNDTILVNVQHLQLEAFRTDNTTVKFSTAQECRVPTQDIVPIAVGCALAALVLIVLVAYLVGRRRVTARGYLSI from the exons GTGCTGATACTTCGACGACACCAAGCTCAGTAACTAGTTCAACTACAAATGCGCCACCATCAACCTCCACTGCGGCACCAAACACAACAACCGCAGCACCAACAACAACTTCAACCGTTGCACCTGCACCAAACACAACCACCGTAGCACCAACAACATCAACTACTGCACCGAACGTTACAACTGTGGCACCAACAACCTCCACAGTAGCTCCAACACCAAAACCAGTTGAACCGACAATGGGAACATgggttttaaataaaactggaCAAGTGTGTATTGTAGCACAAATGGCGTTGCaagtaaaaattacatataaaacaaattcaaatgtATCAATGGATGATTTCGTTAATTTACCATCTGCAAATGAAACCACTTTTGATGGTGTGTGTGGTaatgacacacaaaatttaatcATCAAATGGAACAATAATAGTTTGGAGCTTTCCTTTGCAAAGAACGTAACTGAAAAAGAATTTAtgttgaataaattgaatttaactgTGCAAGTACAAG ataaACTCATGGAAGCTACTTTAGACAAACCATCATTCATTACACCATTAAGTATGTCATATAAATGCGATCGTgaagaaacattaaaattagttaCTCCAAATGGAAATGATACAATTTTAGTTAATGTACAACATTTGCAATTAGAAGCCTTCCGAACAGATAATACCACTGTTAAATTTAGTACag CTCAAGAATGTCGAGTACCAACACAAGATATTGTACCAATCGCAGTCGGTTGTGCTCTTGCAGCATTAGTCCTAATTGTTTTAGTCGCATATTTAGTAGGAAGACGTCGCGTAACAGCACGTGGATATCTCAGCAT